In one Curtobacterium citreum genomic region, the following are encoded:
- a CDS encoding lysophospholipid acyltransferase family protein, with protein MSRAVVTPLARMLWRPRIIGRKHVPKHGPVILASNHRSFIDSPAITLMAPRKVSFLAKQEYFTGTGLRGAVSRAFFGGIGAIGVERGAGAAAQHALDLGLERLEAGEAFAIYPEGTRSLDGRLYKGRTGVAWLALTSGAPVVPVALTGTEHVQPVGSRVPKLAKVTIEFGEPMDLSSFGDASSGRARRHATDAVMAAIQALSGQEPANAYNNPPATIVERVKQVLRRDDPKQAVEPD; from the coding sequence ATGAGCCGTGCCGTGGTGACGCCCCTCGCGCGGATGCTCTGGCGTCCGCGGATCATCGGCAGGAAGCACGTCCCGAAGCACGGACCGGTGATCCTCGCGAGCAACCACCGCTCGTTCATCGACTCTCCGGCGATCACGCTCATGGCTCCGCGGAAGGTGTCGTTCCTCGCGAAGCAGGAGTACTTCACCGGGACGGGTCTGCGCGGCGCGGTGTCCCGGGCGTTCTTCGGCGGCATCGGTGCGATCGGCGTCGAGCGTGGGGCGGGAGCCGCGGCGCAGCACGCCCTCGACCTCGGGCTCGAGCGGCTCGAGGCCGGTGAGGCCTTCGCGATCTACCCGGAGGGCACCCGATCCCTCGACGGGCGGCTCTACAAGGGCCGGACGGGCGTGGCCTGGCTCGCGTTGACGAGCGGCGCCCCGGTGGTGCCCGTCGCCCTGACGGGGACCGAGCACGTGCAGCCCGTGGGCTCGCGCGTCCCGAAGCTCGCAAAGGTGACCATCGAGTTCGGTGAGCCGATGGACCTGTCCTCGTTCGGCGACGCCTCGTCCGGGCGCGCGCGACGGCACGCCACGGACGCGGTGATGGCGGCGATCCAGGCCCTGAGCGGCCAGGAGCCGGCGAACGCGTACAACAACCCGCCCGCCACGATCGTCGAGCGGGTCAAGCAGGTGCTGCGCCGGGACGACCCGAAGCAGGCCGTCGAACCGGACTGA